Proteins encoded together in one Deinococcus irradiatisoli window:
- a CDS encoding long-chain fatty acid--CoA ligase, whose translation MHSTMMDVPLLISEIVERARHFFREREIVSLVAVRGENGPTPQVHRTTYGEVAGRALRLASALKAAGVQPGERIATLAVNSYRHLEAYLGVPSMGAVLHTVNIRLHPDQICWIINDAQDQVLLIENLFADKIPTLLAGCPSLKKIVVLGPLPQAIEGVEDYDTWIMASEPQARYPEMQETDAAGMCYTSGTTGNPKAVTYSHRSTILHSLASAPKDALNVGQMDAVLPIVPMFHVNAWGLPYTCAMYGAKMVFAGAFSDGPTLARLMQDEQVTITAGVPTIWMGLLAELDRAREAGEPYQLKLERLVVGGSAAPEALIRAFWTRHRLKLAHAWGMTETHPLGSVSVTPPGVDPESDEGFALAAKQGVAVPLVQLELIGEGGERLPHDGRSMGRLIARGPWIAGSYFKGTGQSNFLDLDGQQWFDTGDIATLDARGFMHIQDRAKDLIKSGGEWISSVDLENALMAHPAVAQAAVIAMPDPKWDERPLAVLVLRPGSEAPQHDELTTFLAPKFAKWWLPDAYEVVESIPIGATGKFLKRELREQFKDRVAAGTAAR comes from the coding sequence ATGCATAGCACCATGATGGACGTGCCGCTGCTGATTTCCGAGATCGTCGAACGCGCCCGCCATTTTTTCCGTGAGCGCGAGATCGTCAGCTTGGTGGCGGTGCGCGGCGAGAACGGCCCCACGCCGCAGGTTCACCGCACCACCTACGGCGAGGTGGCCGGGCGCGCCCTGCGCCTCGCCAGCGCCCTGAAAGCCGCCGGGGTGCAGCCGGGCGAGCGGATCGCCACCCTGGCGGTCAATTCCTACCGGCACCTCGAAGCCTACCTGGGCGTGCCGAGCATGGGCGCGGTGCTGCATACCGTCAACATCCGCCTGCACCCGGACCAGATCTGCTGGATCATCAACGACGCCCAGGACCAGGTGCTGTTGATCGAGAACCTGTTCGCCGACAAGATTCCCACCCTGCTGGCCGGCTGCCCGAGCTTGAAGAAGATCGTGGTGCTGGGACCGCTGCCCCAGGCCATCGAAGGAGTGGAGGACTACGACACCTGGATCATGGCCAGCGAGCCCCAGGCACGCTACCCCGAGATGCAGGAAACCGACGCGGCGGGCATGTGCTACACCTCCGGCACCACCGGCAACCCCAAGGCGGTGACGTACTCGCACCGCTCGACCATCCTGCACAGCCTGGCCTCGGCGCCCAAGGACGCGCTGAACGTGGGACAGATGGACGCCGTGCTGCCGATCGTGCCGATGTTTCACGTCAACGCCTGGGGCCTGCCGTATACCTGCGCCATGTACGGCGCGAAAATGGTGTTCGCCGGGGCCTTCTCCGACGGCCCGACCCTCGCCAGGCTGATGCAAGACGAGCAGGTGACCATCACGGCGGGCGTGCCGACCATCTGGATGGGCCTGCTGGCCGAACTCGACCGGGCCAGGGAAGCCGGAGAGCCGTACCAGCTGAAGCTCGAGCGGCTGGTGGTGGGCGGCTCGGCAGCGCCTGAAGCGCTGATCCGGGCCTTCTGGACCCGCCACCGCCTCAAACTCGCCCACGCCTGGGGCATGACCGAGACGCACCCGCTGGGCTCGGTGAGCGTCACCCCGCCGGGGGTGGACCCGGAGAGCGACGAGGGCTTCGCGCTGGCGGCCAAGCAGGGGGTGGCGGTGCCGCTGGTGCAGCTCGAACTCATCGGCGAGGGGGGCGAGCGCCTGCCGCACGACGGGCGCAGCATGGGCCGGCTGATCGCTCGCGGGCCCTGGATCGCCGGCAGTTATTTCAAAGGCACCGGGCAAAGCAACTTCCTCGACCTCGACGGGCAGCAGTGGTTCGATACCGGCGACATCGCCACCCTGGACGCGCGCGGCTTCATGCACATCCAGGACCGGGCCAAGGACCTGATCAAGTCCGGCGGCGAGTGGATTTCCTCGGTGGACCTGGAAAACGCCCTGATGGCCCACCCCGCCGTGGCCCAGGCCGCCGTGATCGCCATGCCCGACCCCAAGTGGGACGAGCGCCCGCTGGCGGTGCTGGTGTTACGCCCCGGCAGTGAGGCGCCGCAGCACGACGAACTCACCACCTTCCTGGCGCCGAAGTTCGCCAAGTGGTGGCTGCCCGACGCCTACGAGGTGGTGGAGAGCATTCCCATCGGGGCCACCGGCAAGTTTCTCAAGCGCGAGTTGCGCGAGCAGTTCAAGGACAGGGTGGCTGCCGGTACGGCGGCGCGCTGA